One Flavobacterium sp. 90 DNA segment encodes these proteins:
- a CDS encoding TonB-dependent receptor, which yields MIKKTIFILSVLLTCTVSAQMKNTYKITGKVSDPLNNPIEFTEVVLFSEGSKIVMSDLTDEKGDFVLEAQKGSYKLQISEGNKLLFSKDIEVNDDLDLGNIAIDIVNQLKAVTVSGKKKLVERKVDRVIFNVENSINSSGGDAIDALTVTPGVRVQNDKITIIGKSTLAVMIDDKIVQLTEEDLANYLKSIPSNAIKSIEVFTTPPAKYEAAGNSGLVNIKLKKVKKDSWNALVGSTYIQRKYGDGSVMGNFNYNKNKLSISSGANFRKGTRYIEQDDYAYFQDGLWYTSSPFKKDYKILNANLNIDYQISSKWNIGTQMMVNKNNIELTDSPYTPVYDYSTNATISYLKSDGNVKQDPNIKALNLYNEFKIDSTGRKITLNLDYFNYNNNDTKQYNGISIIENPYSKQYYAGTNNNNQDITNLSGKLDLDYSVKWATLSFGGKVSNSKANNIITAFNSGLVNDPVVAFPLSQNQFEYTENIQAIYFSGNKKINSKWEAQFGLRMESTQTKTFAKNLNQETKNNYSKFFPTAYLSYTPTESSTFSLSYSRRIVRPSFYELNPNVYFINPFQTIEGNPFLQPAFVDNLELTYTYKKLESKFYYSYEDNLFFQIPIADPTTNFIRFTNENYINRGKLGVSENYVFDKFKWWTSNNAFDINYATSKSTLSFAEAQEGFNSRISTSNDIILNKDKSLQLNLNYWYSFQGVDGIYKNGAMSSTSVTVQYMLLNKDLKISLKGNDIFRTQKVTGNSVVNGIYQNFKYYYDTQYVQLSVSYKMGNKKIKVAQRETGNEEERSRTGN from the coding sequence ATGATAAAAAAAACAATATTTATTTTGTCTGTACTGTTGACGTGCACCGTATCAGCTCAGATGAAAAATACCTATAAAATTACTGGAAAAGTTAGTGATCCTTTGAATAATCCGATAGAATTTACGGAAGTTGTTTTGTTTTCTGAAGGTTCTAAAATAGTAATGAGTGATCTTACGGACGAAAAAGGTGACTTTGTATTAGAAGCACAAAAAGGGTCATATAAATTGCAAATTAGTGAAGGTAATAAACTACTATTTTCAAAAGACATTGAAGTAAATGACGACTTAGATCTGGGTAATATAGCAATAGATATTGTAAACCAATTGAAAGCCGTTACTGTATCTGGTAAAAAGAAATTGGTAGAAAGAAAAGTTGATCGAGTAATTTTTAATGTAGAAAATTCTATTAATTCATCTGGAGGAGATGCTATAGATGCACTTACAGTTACACCGGGAGTACGCGTTCAAAATGATAAGATTACTATTATTGGCAAAAGTACTTTAGCCGTTATGATTGATGATAAAATAGTTCAGCTTACGGAAGAGGATTTAGCCAATTATTTAAAATCAATACCTTCTAACGCTATAAAAAGCATAGAAGTTTTTACAACACCACCTGCAAAATATGAAGCTGCTGGTAATAGCGGTTTAGTAAATATCAAATTAAAGAAGGTAAAAAAGGATTCTTGGAATGCCCTAGTTGGGTCTACCTATATTCAAAGAAAATACGGTGATGGATCCGTAATGGGAAATTTCAATTATAACAAAAATAAATTAAGTATTTCTTCAGGAGCTAATTTTAGAAAGGGTACAAGATATATTGAACAAGATGATTATGCCTATTTTCAAGATGGTTTGTGGTACACAAGCTCGCCGTTTAAAAAGGATTATAAAATACTCAACGCAAATTTAAATATAGACTATCAAATTAGTTCAAAATGGAATATAGGAACTCAAATGATGGTTAATAAAAACAACATTGAATTAACCGACAGTCCTTATACACCTGTGTATGATTATTCGACCAATGCTACTATTAGCTATTTAAAATCTGATGGTAATGTGAAACAAGATCCTAACATAAAGGCATTAAATCTTTATAATGAGTTTAAAATAGATTCTACGGGGCGAAAAATCACTTTAAATCTTGATTATTTCAATTATAATAATAACGATACTAAACAATATAATGGTATTTCGATTATTGAGAATCCGTATTCAAAACAGTATTATGCCGGAACAAATAATAATAATCAGGATATAACTAATTTGTCAGGAAAATTAGACCTGGACTATTCTGTAAAATGGGCTACATTAAGTTTTGGCGGGAAGGTTTCAAACTCAAAAGCAAATAATATTATTACGGCATTTAATAGTGGTTTAGTCAATGACCCGGTTGTTGCTTTTCCTCTTTCTCAAAATCAATTTGAGTATACTGAAAATATTCAGGCAATATATTTTTCCGGAAATAAAAAAATCAACTCTAAATGGGAGGCTCAATTTGGACTTAGAATGGAATCTACCCAAACTAAAACTTTTGCAAAAAATTTAAATCAAGAAACAAAAAACAATTATTCAAAATTTTTTCCAACTGCTTATTTGTCTTATACACCAACTGAAAGTTCTACATTCAGTTTGAGTTACAGCCGAAGAATTGTTAGACCTTCATTTTATGAATTAAATCCAAATGTTTATTTTATAAACCCTTTTCAAACCATTGAAGGCAACCCGTTTCTTCAACCTGCCTTTGTCGATAATTTAGAATTAACATACACGTATAAAAAGTTAGAAAGCAAATTTTATTATAGTTATGAAGACAATTTGTTTTTTCAAATTCCTATAGCAGATCCTACGACTAATTTTATTCGTTTTACAAATGAAAATTACATTAATAGAGGAAAATTAGGAGTTTCTGAAAATTATGTTTTTGACAAATTCAAATGGTGGACAAGCAACAATGCATTTGATATAAACTATGCTACTTCAAAATCGACTTTATCATTTGCAGAAGCGCAGGAAGGCTTTAATTCCCGAATTTCAACAAGTAACGATATTATTTTAAACAAGGACAAGTCACTACAATTGAACCTGAATTATTGGTATAGTTTTCAAGGCGTAGATGGTATTTATAAAAATGGTGCTATGAGTTCTACCTCAGTAACTGTACAATATATGCTTCTAAATAAAGACCTTAAAATTTCATTAAAAGGCAATGATATATTTAGAACGCAAAAAGTTACTGGGAATTCCGTCGTAAATGGTATTTATCAAAATTTCAAATATTACTACGATACTCAATACGTTCAACTTTCTGTTTCTTATAAGATGGGAAATAAAAAAATAAAGGTTGCGCAAAGAGAAACAGGTAACGAAGAAGAAAGAAGCAGAACAGGAAATTAA
- a CDS encoding non-ribosomal peptide synthetase gives MQALLKKLNDSNIKIDLVDKKLDIQAPKGAMTEDLLNEIKLHKNDLIEFINLYKTKNEKYLLIPKVKLQSNYALSSSQRRFWLLSQFEGGSTAYNMPSVFELKGNLNISFLEKAFSSLISRHESLRTIFKEDEAGKVRQIILDEKNSKFQLQYEDLYEKENSAVLLKDIIQKEIEFSFDLANDSLLRAKVIKTAPDTYIFICVMHHIISDGHSADVMTNELFALYDGYIKGDINSLPALELQYKDYAAWQQDQLKSDDIKNHKSYWLQQLEGELPVLDLPTYQARPTIKTYNGKVVKTIYNKNILEDFSDLCQSQGSTLFMGLLATVKVLLYRYTSQSDIIIGSPIAGREHADLDNQIGIYVNTLALRTQFEGEDSFKELLTNVKKVTCDAYEHQSYPFDELVEQLPLHRDRSRNPLFDVMVTLQNTDNLKANIQRLGAITIEEYNVEESTVSKFDLGFTFGESDKGLGLTLTYNTDIFSEEFVERILNHLETLLRSIVMKPDVSVSSLNYLTEIEKHQLLIDLNTIKVDYPKDKTIVDLFEVQVNETPENTAVISGDVQLTFAELNAKANQLAHYLKEQGVEAGSNIILCFDSHLEMAIVGILGILKLGAVYVPIDPDYPQDRINYIIKNSEAKFIVTNSIDAPLFKDKAVRTVLLDKEDFDYNLETIKNIEKDITNQNNAYVIYTSGTTGIPKGVLVNHQNIMDYLFGLSAEIKIEENQSFALMSTISTDLGNTVLFSSLIFGGVIHLFSKNRLRDIYYIQQYFANNEIDCIKIVPSYWKSLEIKGKLRSPGRMIIFGGEELSNEIVGQINSENPKLKIINHYGPTETTIGKLLHEVNPNYDYNRIPIGKAFSNTQLYIVDSKLSLCSIGIIGELLIGGDGVSDGYLNNLELSKEKFIDNVFKNDGTKLYRTRDLVVMHPDGNIEFKGRIDNQVKILGHRIELNEIENALNKFEGIRSSVVNVIETDKGNKRIVAYIVYNKEELAHNEILDHLRLLLPSIMIPSILIKIDEIPFTSNGKINYRALPRISGEDVLRREYVLPTTDAQIKLVNIWQEVLGVQKIGITDNFFELGGHSLIVAQVINRAYRELGKSISFRDFFANPTVEGLSKKSKETDYSSIPKAAEAISYPLTSTQKRLWILSQLEGGSVAYNIPVALRIKGVINYHLFQKSFENLIQRHEILRTYFKTNEQNEIRQHVVHFEDISFVIDQVDFINKSNTGKELENYLQSLNEEAFDLEQFPLLRASLIKITDEEHIFFFSRHHIISDGWSSQIIISEVVKTYNVLVQGKEINLPELHIQYKDYAVWCNEELQQEKYQASEQYWLQQFSGELPVLDLPSFKIRPLVQTYNGDSFTHTFSKAFLEKLKTFSKEHDATLFMSLMAGINSLLHRYTGQDDIIIGTPMAGREHPDLENQLGLYLNTLAIRTQFKEKDSFLDLLAVQKGTLLSAYEHQSYPFDGLVEKLNLKRDTGRSPLFDVMVVLQNQGQLNNVNNEGELNGLQVEDYDFRRKTSQFDINFIFAETEGLALSIEYNTDIYDADLIERMFVHFENLMSHAINNSKDSILSIDYIPEQEKKELLEGFNNTTIDYPREKTIVDLFDDQVIKTPDNIAVVFEEQKLTYTELNKQANQLAQYLRKEYTIQADDLIGIKLDRSEQLLVVIFAILKSGAAYVPIDINYPEERINYIQEDTNCKAIIDQKELEHFFTVKDQYSIDNLQKITNTNHLAYVIYTSGTTGKPKGVMVEHGNVIRLVKPCLFFPLNEENTLLSTGSVSFDATIIEYFGTLLNGAKLILTIQDNLLQLDKLDKIIKDYQVNSLWMTAPWFSQVVDYKPEIFKDIKQLIVGGDIVSPTHVLKVFAKYPTVKIVNGYGPTENTTFSTTFDIKNQEYKKLPIGSPISNSQVYILDEVLKPVPIGVSGKLYVSGAGVARGYLNNPDLTNEKFLPNPFLGSERMYDTGDLGRWLPDGNIEFLGRKDTQVKIRGFRIELREIEKILIEYSDDITEVIVEAKNINETKVLVVYYVSKKELDKSDIRSFLQKKLPEYMIPSFYVALDSLPLTSNGKIDLNALPNIAGEDIIRKEYIAASNETEQKLVEIWKEVLGIEKIGITDNFFELGGQSLKLMMLENKIELIFNKKIDFYNLYKNASFSDQIKLINCTQSKEEIVNDIKNDEEKLVLAFHGQERLYALSYGNAYYYIKRAWKCNLKLNLKLAEQVFNVLIERHETLRSNFVKIDNRIFLKIASEKKIIPEYFDLRNLDVAEKEIAQFKILNGNEDPFNLENDLLIRLKLIHLSDDEFVIFTILDHILIDGWGLDLLLHDLYSIYNSLDNQGALIKPLPEIEYTYRQVLANKRHTNKLTFEEDKLFWINKYSDGGSKNILPYDFDKEEMSYFSDSISLRLDEEKVLKMVNFSKENNIAMLMLYLSCVNLCLAKISGQSDITTGIVCAERGDKMSNDSVGFMLNTLPVRTKMDLKNNFSDNFEIAKSEYLNVVRHRHYPFIELVKYYGKEFSLKDLPYYKVFVYASEEINVLKKFEDSSFIPVYFNNSFKYSIYELIFVINQPENSVINISLIYNKSLFKRETIEYLMTNLLEVIDSIEI, from the coding sequence ATGCAAGCACTACTCAAAAAGCTAAATGATTCAAATATAAAAATTGATTTAGTTGATAAAAAATTAGATATCCAAGCTCCAAAAGGAGCTATGACAGAAGATTTATTGAATGAAATTAAATTACATAAAAATGATTTAATTGAGTTTATTAATTTATATAAAACTAAAAATGAGAAGTATCTATTAATTCCAAAAGTAAAATTGCAATCCAATTATGCTTTGTCTTCTTCACAACGCAGATTCTGGCTATTGAGTCAGTTTGAAGGTGGTAGTACTGCCTATAATATGCCAAGTGTTTTTGAATTGAAAGGAAATCTGAATATTTCTTTTTTAGAGAAAGCTTTTTCTTCACTTATTTCACGTCATGAATCTTTAAGAACAATCTTTAAAGAAGATGAAGCTGGAAAAGTAAGGCAAATTATATTGGATGAAAAAAATAGTAAATTTCAATTGCAATATGAGGATTTATATGAGAAAGAGAATTCTGCAGTATTACTGAAGGACATTATTCAAAAAGAAATCGAGTTTTCTTTTGACTTAGCAAATGATTCGTTGTTACGGGCCAAGGTTATAAAAACAGCTCCGGATACTTATATTTTTATCTGTGTGATGCACCACATTATTAGTGATGGACATTCAGCTGATGTAATGACAAATGAGTTATTTGCTTTATATGATGGATATATAAAAGGGGATATAAATTCATTGCCAGCATTAGAATTGCAATACAAGGACTATGCAGCATGGCAACAAGACCAATTGAAAAGTGATGATATAAAAAATCATAAATCGTATTGGTTACAACAACTTGAAGGCGAACTTCCTGTATTGGATTTGCCTACTTATCAAGCCAGACCAACTATTAAAACCTATAATGGTAAAGTAGTCAAAACGATTTATAATAAAAATATTCTTGAAGATTTCAGTGATTTATGTCAATCACAAGGAAGTACTTTATTCATGGGATTGCTGGCAACTGTAAAAGTGCTATTGTATAGATATACTAGTCAAAGTGACATCATAATTGGAAGTCCCATAGCAGGAAGAGAGCATGCAGATTTAGATAATCAAATTGGTATTTATGTCAATACACTGGCTTTAAGAACACAGTTTGAAGGGGAAGATAGTTTTAAAGAATTATTGACAAATGTAAAGAAAGTTACTTGTGATGCATACGAACATCAAAGCTATCCATTTGATGAGTTAGTTGAACAATTACCTCTACACCGGGACAGAAGCCGAAATCCACTATTTGATGTGATGGTAACGCTTCAGAATACAGACAATTTAAAAGCAAATATTCAAAGGTTAGGAGCGATTACTATTGAAGAATATAACGTAGAAGAGTCAACTGTTAGTAAGTTTGATTTGGGATTTACTTTTGGTGAGTCAGACAAAGGATTAGGATTAACACTTACCTATAACACAGATATTTTTTCTGAAGAATTTGTTGAACGAATTTTAAATCATCTGGAAACATTATTGCGTAGTATCGTAATGAAACCGGATGTTTCAGTAAGTTCATTAAATTATTTAACTGAAATAGAAAAACATCAGTTGCTAATAGATCTAAATACGATTAAAGTTGATTATCCAAAAGATAAGACAATAGTAGATTTATTTGAGGTTCAGGTTAATGAAACACCTGAAAATACAGCAGTTATATCTGGAGATGTACAACTTACATTTGCAGAACTTAATGCAAAAGCCAATCAACTGGCTCATTATTTAAAAGAGCAAGGTGTAGAAGCAGGTTCAAATATTATTTTATGTTTCGATAGTCATCTGGAAATGGCTATTGTTGGTATACTTGGAATATTAAAATTGGGAGCAGTTTATGTTCCAATTGATCCGGATTATCCTCAAGACAGAATTAATTATATAATTAAAAATTCGGAGGCAAAATTTATAGTTACCAATAGTATCGATGCACCTTTATTTAAGGACAAGGCTGTAAGAACCGTTTTATTAGATAAAGAAGATTTTGATTATAATCTTGAAACTATAAAAAATATAGAAAAAGATATCACAAATCAGAATAATGCTTATGTAATTTATACCTCTGGAACAACAGGAATTCCGAAAGGAGTTTTAGTAAACCACCAAAATATAATGGATTACCTTTTTGGTTTATCCGCAGAGATAAAAATTGAAGAGAATCAATCTTTTGCTTTAATGTCGACTATTTCCACTGATTTAGGGAATACAGTACTATTCAGCTCCTTAATTTTTGGTGGAGTAATTCACTTATTTTCTAAGAATAGGTTAAGAGACATCTATTATATTCAACAGTACTTTGCAAATAACGAAATTGATTGTATAAAAATAGTTCCTTCTTATTGGAAGTCTTTAGAAATAAAAGGGAAACTACGTTCACCTGGTCGAATGATTATTTTTGGAGGTGAAGAACTCTCAAATGAAATCGTTGGCCAAATAAATTCAGAAAATCCTAAATTAAAAATAATTAATCATTATGGTCCAACAGAAACTACAATTGGTAAATTATTGCATGAAGTAAATCCAAATTATGATTACAATCGAATTCCAATAGGAAAAGCTTTTTCGAATACTCAATTATATATTGTTGATAGTAAACTCTCATTATGTTCTATTGGTATAATCGGTGAATTGTTAATTGGAGGAGATGGTGTATCTGATGGTTATTTGAATAATCTGGAATTGTCAAAAGAGAAGTTTATTGATAATGTTTTTAAAAATGATGGAACAAAACTGTATAGAACAAGGGATTTAGTAGTAATGCATCCCGATGGAAACATAGAATTTAAGGGCAGAATTGATAATCAGGTAAAAATATTAGGTCACCGTATCGAATTAAATGAAATAGAAAATGCGCTCAATAAATTTGAAGGCATTAGGTCGAGCGTAGTTAATGTTATTGAAACAGATAAAGGAAATAAAAGAATAGTAGCCTACATTGTTTACAATAAGGAAGAATTGGCTCACAATGAGATACTTGATCATTTGAGACTGCTTTTGCCAAGTATTATGATTCCGTCAATATTGATTAAAATTGATGAGATTCCTTTTACTTCAAATGGAAAAATAAATTATAGAGCATTGCCACGTATATCAGGAGAAGATGTACTCAGGCGAGAATATGTGTTACCAACTACTGATGCTCAAATAAAACTGGTAAATATTTGGCAAGAAGTACTGGGAGTTCAAAAGATAGGTATTACAGATAATTTCTTTGAATTAGGGGGGCATAGTTTGATAGTTGCTCAAGTAATAAATAGAGCTTATAGGGAATTGGGTAAAAGTATTTCTTTCAGAGATTTTTTTGCAAACCCAACCGTTGAAGGATTAAGTAAAAAGTCAAAAGAGACTGATTACTCATCAATACCTAAAGCAGCAGAGGCAATATCATATCCATTAACCTCGACTCAAAAAAGATTATGGATATTAAGTCAATTAGAAGGAGGTTCGGTAGCTTATAACATACCTGTTGCTTTAAGAATTAAGGGAGTTATTAACTATCATTTATTTCAAAAATCATTTGAAAATTTAATTCAAAGGCATGAAATATTAAGAACTTATTTTAAAACAAATGAGCAAAACGAAATTAGACAACATGTCGTTCATTTTGAAGATATTAGTTTTGTTATAGACCAAGTTGATTTTATCAATAAATCAAACACTGGAAAAGAATTAGAGAATTATTTACAATCACTGAATGAGGAAGCCTTTGATTTAGAGCAATTTCCGCTTTTAAGAGCTTCTTTGATAAAAATAACTGACGAAGAGCACATATTCTTTTTCTCAAGGCATCATATTATTAGTGACGGATGGTCTTCTCAAATCATTATTTCAGAGGTTGTAAAAACATATAATGTATTAGTTCAAGGAAAAGAAATTAATTTACCCGAATTACATATTCAGTATAAAGATTATGCAGTTTGGTGCAATGAAGAACTCCAGCAAGAAAAGTATCAAGCATCTGAGCAATATTGGCTTCAACAGTTTTCCGGGGAATTACCTGTATTAGATCTTCCAAGTTTTAAAATTCGTCCTTTAGTTCAAACTTATAATGGAGACAGCTTTACTCATACTTTTTCAAAAGCATTCTTAGAGAAGCTAAAAACATTTTCAAAAGAACATGATGCAACCTTGTTTATGTCTTTAATGGCGGGAATAAATAGTTTATTGCATAGATATACAGGACAGGATGATATAATAATAGGAACTCCAATGGCTGGGCGAGAACACCCAGATTTAGAGAATCAATTGGGTTTATATTTGAATACACTTGCTATACGAACCCAATTTAAAGAAAAAGATAGTTTTTTAGATTTACTAGCTGTACAAAAAGGCACTTTATTAAGTGCATACGAACATCAGAGTTACCCATTTGATGGATTAGTGGAGAAACTAAATTTAAAACGGGACACTGGTCGTTCTCCTTTATTTGATGTAATGGTAGTATTGCAAAATCAAGGGCAACTAAATAATGTAAATAACGAAGGAGAATTAAACGGATTACAGGTAGAAGATTATGATTTCAGAAGAAAAACATCCCAATTTGATATTAATTTCATTTTTGCTGAAACTGAAGGATTAGCCCTTTCCATTGAATATAATACGGATATCTATGATGCAGATCTAATAGAAAGAATGTTTGTCCATTTTGAGAATTTGATGAGTCATGCAATTAATAATTCAAAAGATTCGATATTATCAATAGATTATATTCCAGAACAAGAGAAAAAAGAACTACTAGAAGGTTTTAATAACACTACAATTGATTATCCAAGAGAAAAGACTATTGTAGATTTATTTGATGATCAGGTTATTAAAACTCCGGATAATATCGCAGTTGTATTTGAAGAGCAAAAACTTACTTATACAGAGCTAAATAAACAAGCAAACCAATTAGCACAATATCTTAGAAAAGAATATACTATTCAAGCAGATGATTTAATTGGAATAAAATTAGATAGAAGTGAGCAATTATTAGTAGTGATTTTCGCGATTTTAAAATCTGGAGCTGCCTATGTGCCTATTGATATTAATTATCCTGAGGAACGAATAAATTATATTCAAGAGGATACTAATTGTAAAGCCATAATAGATCAAAAAGAACTAGAACATTTTTTTACTGTCAAAGACCAGTATAGTATTGATAACCTACAAAAGATTACCAATACAAATCATTTGGCTTATGTGATTTATACTTCAGGAACTACAGGAAAACCTAAGGGCGTTATGGTAGAACATGGGAATGTAATAAGATTAGTTAAACCTTGTCTGTTTTTCCCTTTAAATGAAGAAAATACCCTATTGAGTACGGGTTCTGTATCTTTTGACGCTACGATTATAGAATATTTTGGGACATTACTTAATGGAGCAAAATTAATACTTACAATTCAGGATAATCTTTTACAATTAGATAAATTAGATAAGATAATTAAAGACTATCAAGTCAATAGTCTTTGGATGACAGCCCCGTGGTTCAGTCAAGTAGTAGATTATAAACCTGAAATTTTTAAAGACATTAAGCAATTAATAGTTGGAGGAGATATCGTCTCACCCACACATGTCTTAAAAGTATTTGCAAAGTATCCAACAGTAAAAATTGTCAATGGATATGGACCTACAGAAAATACTACTTTTTCAACAACTTTTGATATCAAAAATCAAGAATACAAAAAACTGCCTATTGGTAGTCCTATCTCAAATTCTCAGGTTTATATTTTAGATGAAGTATTGAAGCCAGTTCCTATAGGTGTTTCAGGGAAGTTATATGTTTCGGGAGCAGGAGTTGCAAGAGGCTATTTAAACAACCCGGATTTAACAAATGAGAAGTTTCTACCTAATCCTTTTTTAGGAAGTGAAAGAATGTATGACACCGGAGATTTAGGAAGATGGCTACCCGATGGGAATATTGAATTTTTAGGTAGGAAAGATACCCAGGTAAAGATTAGAGGATTTAGAATAGAATTAAGGGAGATTGAGAAAATATTAATTGAATATTCTGACGATATAACGGAGGTAATTGTAGAAGCAAAAAACATCAATGAAACAAAAGTTTTAGTCGTCTATTATGTTTCAAAAAAAGAGTTAGATAAATCAGATATTAGAAGTTTTTTACAAAAAAAACTTCCAGAATATATGATTCCAAGTTTTTATGTTGCTTTAGATAGTTTACCATTAACTTCCAATGGTAAGATAGATCTTAACGCCTTGCCAAATATAGCGGGAGAGGATATAATAAGAAAAGAATATATAGCAGCAAGTAATGAAACAGAACAAAAATTAGTTGAAATATGGAAGGAAGTATTAGGTATTGAGAAAATAGGGATTACAGATAATTTCTTTGAACTTGGAGGACAGAGTTTAAAATTAATGATGCTGGAAAATAAAATAGAATTAATTTTTAATAAAAAAATTGATTTTTACAATTTATATAAAAATGCATCTTTTTCAGACCAAATTAAATTAATTAATTGTACGCAATCAAAGGAAGAGATAGTAAATGATATAAAAAATGATGAGGAAAAACTTGTCTTGGCATTTCATGGTCAAGAGAGATTATATGCTTTGAGTTATGGAAATGCATACTATTATATAAAAAGGGCGTGGAAGTGTAACCTTAAACTTAATCTTAAATTAGCAGAACAAGTCTTCAATGTTTTAATAGAAAGACATGAAACTTTAAGGTCAAATTTCGTTAAAATTGACAATCGTATTTTTCTAAAAATTGCCAGTGAAAAAAAAATAATACCAGAATATTTTGATTTAAGAAATTTAGATGTTGCTGAAAAAGAGATAGCTCAATTTAAAATATTGAATGGTAATGAGGATCCTTTTAACTTAGAAAATGATTTGCTTATTCGTCTTAAACTAATCCATTTATCCGATGATGAATTTGTAATTTTTACAATTCTTGACCATATTTTAATTGACGGTTGGGGTCTTGATTTATTATTACATGACTTGTATTCAATTTATAATTCATTAGATAATCAGGGCGCCTTAATAAAACCTTTGCCAGAAATTGAATATACGTATCGTCAGGTTTTAGCAAATAAGCGCCATACAAATAAATTAACCTTTGAGGAAGATAAACTTTTCTGGATAAATAAATATTCAGACGGTGGAAGTAAAAATATTTTACCGTATGATTTCGATAAAGAAGAAATGAGTTATTTCTCAGATAGTATTTCTTTAAGATTAGACGAAGAAAAAGTATTAAAAATGGTGAATTTTTCGAAAGAAAATAATATTGCAATGCTAATGCTTTATTTGTCATGCGTTAATTTATGTTTAGCAAAAATTTCTGGTCAAAGCGATATAACTACCGGGATAGTATGTGCTGAAAGAGGTGATAAAATGTCAAACGATAGTGTTGGATTTATGTTAAACACTTTACCGGTGAGAACTAAAATGGATTTGAAAAATAATTTTTCAGATAATTTTGAAATTGCCAAATCAGAATATTTGAATGTTGTTAGGCACAGACATTATCCATTCATAGAATTGGTAAAATATTACGGCAAAGAATTTTCTCTTAAAGATCTCCCTTATTATAAGGTTTTTGTATATGCTTCTGAAGAAATAAATGTTTTGAAAAAATTTGAAGATTCTAGCTTTATACCAGTATACTTCAATAATTCATTTAAGTATAGCATATATGAATTAATATTTGTCATCAATCAACCTGAAAATTCAGTTATCAATATATCTCTTATATATAACAAGTCTTTGTTCAAAAGAGAAACCATCGAATACCTTATGACTAACTTATTAGAAGTTATTGATTCTATAGAAATTTAA
- a CDS encoding iron-containing redox enzyme family protein, translated as MTNNFQTLSELQKTLKNDEQRNLLISHPVLKHFKEVMLSKDEVSMIIGQWYYPLQNFPYFLSSSISHLQNLSIQTFLSDILHEELGCGNPENSHLDLYISTCTEIGLEKEKIVNSPAFEATKKLIDGYKASAKKQNSALGFIYATEVADLAMVSSIGATLAFISNKSIKDLPWVDIHIQQEPNHVNNVDNAIDLEFSSEDFNEILFHAKKMWTLWIEFFDEIGENLSSFSNKNEVLAVEG; from the coding sequence ATGACAAACAATTTTCAAACACTTAGTGAACTACAGAAGACACTAAAAAATGATGAACAAAGAAATCTCCTTATTTCTCATCCGGTACTAAAACATTTTAAAGAAGTAATGCTTTCTAAAGATGAGGTTTCAATGATTATAGGTCAATGGTATTATCCTTTGCAAAATTTCCCGTATTTTCTTTCGTCTTCCATAAGTCATTTGCAAAATTTATCGATTCAGACCTTTTTGTCAGATATACTTCATGAAGAATTAGGTTGTGGTAATCCAGAGAATTCGCATTTGGATTTGTACATCTCTACTTGTACAGAAATTGGATTAGAGAAAGAAAAAATAGTTAATTCTCCTGCTTTTGAAGCTACTAAAAAACTTATAGATGGGTATAAAGCGTCTGCTAAAAAACAGAATAGCGCTTTAGGTTTTATTTATGCAACTGAAGTTGCTGATTTAGCAATGGTATCTTCAATTGGAGCAACTCTGGCTTTTATTTCAAACAAATCGATAAAAGATCTTCCTTGGGTTGATATTCATATACAACAAGAACCTAACCACGTTAATAATGTTGATAATGCAATAGACTTAGAATTCAGTTCTGAAGACTTCAATGAAATTTTATTTCATGCAAAAAAAATGTGGACACTTTGGATCGAATTTTTTGATGAAATAGGAGAGAATTTATCTTCATTTTCTAATAAAAATGAGGTTTTAGCTGTTGAAGGCTAG